GAAGTATGGAACTTCGTGGCCGCTCTCGTTGGGTTGTCCGAGCTGCGGCGCAGCGTCGGGTGCCCATGGTCAAGCGACGTGCCCCGAACGCCGCGCGACCGACGACGTCGCCGCGCTCGTTCGGACCGAACACTCGGCACTGATCGCACCGGTCGGACGTGGCAGCGCCTGCGGCTGGGAGCGATCTCGCCTCAGCGGCCCAGAATGCACGCATCCTGCGCGTCGCGAAACACGCGATCAGGCAGCCCACGCGTGCACGCCTGGTAATCCTCAAACCGCGCCGCGCACGCATCGTTCACGCAGCTCGAGTCCTCAGGGCACGCGACGTTCACGCAGCATGCGAAGAGCTCCCATGAACTCGCGCAACCGAGATCGAGTGACGCGTCGACCACTCGCTGGTACCAACACGAGTAGCACTCGGGGTCGAGATCCCAGCACGCGTCGCACTCGCTGCCGCGACACGAGTCCCAGCACGCGACGAACTCGTCGCTGCAAACGTCGCGCGGGGCGCTCTCGCCAAACCGCCGCGGATAGGGAGCGTCGGCAGGGCACCACGCCCCACCGCCAGCGTCGCGCGTGCCCGCGTCGCGCACCGGGTCGGTTTCGATGATGCCCGCGTCGCCACCGGTGCCGCCCCCGCCATCACGATCGGGCGCGACGTCGATCCGACACTCGGCCTCGCGCGGCGGCGCCTCGGCGCGCCCCAACAGCTGATCCATCAAGCACCGCACCGTCTCGGTCGGCAGCGCCTCCGCTACCAGCACGCGCTGCGCGCAGCTCGGGAAGCCGGCCGCGCACGTCGCACGCCCGCTCGTGCACTCGGCCTCGAGCTTCGCGATCAGCGGCTCACCCAGCGGCGCCACTACCGAGCGTACTGCGCGCAGGCGCTCGTCACCCTCGCCTTCCGCGCCCGCGAGCAACTCGGTGCAGCCCGACACCCCGAACGCGCAGTTCTCGCAGAACGCGCTCGCGAAGCTCCGGTGCGCGTCGGTCGGCGCGAGCGCGCGCGTCGACTCGACCGCGCACTCCGCGGGTGGCCTCCCCTCGCGTACGCAGCTCGCTGCGGCGCTCAAGAACGGCTCGTTGACGAGCCCGGTGAGCGCCGAGCAATCCGCCATCAGCGCCTCGTCGCACGCGGTCGGTGCGCATTGCGCGGCGTAGTCTCCGAGCGCCTCACAGAAGCGCGCTGCGGGTGATTCTTCGCCGCCGACCTCGCCGGCATCTCGGGCTCCTGGCTCGCATCCCACGACGATCGCGATCCACAGCACGCATCCGACCAAACCTCGCATCGCCCTCGGCATGCGCGGGCTCTGCCACAGCGCCACACGCGGCTTTGTTACGAACGCTGCGCAAATCGAGGTCGCTGCTTTCTTGCTCGCACCGAGACGGCGCTTGATGCCGGGCGCATCCCACGATCGCGCCGCGCGGTCGGGGCGCAGCGTGTTGTCGACCGACGCGACGGCGGCCAGTCGTAGTCGCGCGCCGTTGGCGGATCTCCGGAGCCCGCCGCAGCTCGAACAGCGCCGCGAACTCGGGGGTGGCTCAGCGGCTCGAGCGCTCGGGCGCGATGGCTCGGGGCGGCTTCGTCGCGTTCAATGACGGACCTGCCCAAAGCCCGAGCTGCGGACTGACAGCGAACGCCCCCCTACCCGGCTCGAGCGCGCCTTCGTCGCGGCCACGTGTCCGATAAGGAGAAACGTAGTGAAAACAGTCACCGCGCAGAGGGAGCGCGATGTGCTCCCCCTCGAGGCAAAACACAAGCTCACGAGCTACCAAGCTCACGAGCTACCAAGCTCACGAGCTACCAAGCTCACGAGCTACCAAGCTCACGAGCTACCAAGCTCACGAGCTACCAAGCTCACGAGCTACCAAGCTCACGAGCTACCAAGCTCACGAGCTACCAAGCTCACGAGCTACCAAGCTCACGAGCTACCAAGCTCACGAGCTACCAAGCTCACGAGCTACCAAGCTCACGAGCTACCAAGCTCACGAGCTACCAAGCTCACGAGCTACCAAGCTCACGAGCTACCAAGCTCACGAGCTACCAAGCTCACGAGCTACCAAGCTCACGAGCTACCAAGCTCACGAGCTACCAAGCTCACGAGCTACCAAGCTCACGAGCTACCAAGCTCACGAGCTACCAAGCTCACGAGCTACCAAGCTCACGAGCTACCAAGCTCACGAGCTACCAAGCTCACGAGCTACCAAGCTCACGAGCTACCAAGCTCACGAGCTACCAAGCTCACGAGCTACCAAGCTCACGAGCTACCAAGCTCACGAGCTACCAAGCTCACGAGCTACCAAGCTCACGAGCTACCAAGCTCACGAGCTACCAAGCTCACGAGCTACCAAGCTCACGGCCCCCAAGGACTCACAAGCCCACAAGCCCACAAGCCCACGGGCTAACAGAGTCACAAGCTCACGAACCCATGAGCCTACAAGCTCACGAACCCATGAGCCTACAAGCTCACGAACCCACAAGCTCACGAGCTAACAGGCCCGCAGGCCCGCAAGTTCACGAGCCCACAGGCTCACGGGCTCACAAGCTCACGGGCTCACAGGCTCACAGGCTCACAGGTCCACAAGCTCACGAGCTCTTTGACCGATTAGGCGATCGTGGCATAAGCTCGCTCTCGCCATGACCACGATCGTTGCGATTGCCGGGCAAAAAGGCGGCACAGGGAAGAGCACCATCGCGGTGTGCCTCGCCGCCGAATGGAAATCTCGGGGCAAACGGGTTCTCCTCGTCGACGCAGATCCACAAGGAACGTCCTTGACGTGGGGTGAGGTCGCTGCCGAACTCAATCTGGCGGCACCAACGGTCATCGCGATGGGTGACAACCTGCGCCGCGACCTTCCGGGCGCTGCTGAAGCGTACGATGTGGTCGTCGTCGACTGCCCTGGTCGCGCGGGTGGCAAGCGGACCGCCGGCGCCCTGCTCGTCGCTGACGCAGTGCTCCTGCCGTGTGCTCCTGCGACGCCCGACATCTGGGCGCTCAGCGGCTCAATTGACGCGGTGCAGGAGGCTCAGGCGATCCGTCCCGACCTCCGCGGCGCGATCGTCCTGAATCGTGTCGATCGCACCGCGATGACGAAGAAGACGCGCGATGCGCTCTCGCAAGCTGGTCTGCCCGTATTGAAGGCTTCGCTCGGCGCGCGAGTAGCATTCAACAAAACACTCGCCGCCGGCGAGGGGATCACGACGTACGAGGGCGGCAGCACCGCGGCGAACGAGCTGCGGCGTCTCGTCGACGAAGTCGAAGACCTGCTCGAAATGGAGGCCGTAGATGTCGCGTAACTCCGAGCCGGCACTCGGGCTTCGCAAGCCGGGGACCCGCAAAGTCGTGTCTGACGAAGAGGCGCGCCTTCTTGAGGAGCGTCTCAACGCCGCGGAGAGGGCTGCTTCCCCAGTCGTTGCCGTCGAGTCGCCGATCGAGCCCTCGACGTCACCCGTGGAGCCGGCGCCCACCACCGTTCCGACCGGGACGCGCAAGGTCAGCGCGGCGAAGCAGGAGGCTCCGCGTGAAGCCCGCATTTCGGCGAACTACCCGCGCGGCAAAGGGAGCAAGGCGGATCCGTACCGGCGCGCGAAGGATGGCAAGTCGCTGCGATCGACGACTGTTTTTCTCGCCGACGATGTTCACGAACAGCTCCGGATGTACTGCGCTCGACACGAGCGGAGCCAGTCGGACGTGATCGCGGAAGCGCTTGAGCTCCACCTGCGGAATGCTCGCTGAAGCTGCCAAGCCCGTCTCGTGGGCGCCCACTTCACCGAAATCACCAGGGTTCAAGCCGTACCGCAGGCGATCCCTGCACTCCGAGCGAGGGTCACGGCTCGCCGAAAGGCGTCGAGCGACGCTCGCACGCCTTGTGCCGCGGAGCCCCTCGCGCGGACCGAGCCCGTCGGCGGGCGCGTGAACCCAGTGCCACGGGGTAGGCTCGATCGGTGGTGGAAGCGGAGCCGAAGTTCGCCGGTGGCGGCAGCTGAAGCGCCCGCTCCCACGAGATCACGACGACCAGCTGTCTGATCTGAGGCGGCGCTAGAATCGCCCCGTGATCACTCTCTCAGGCAAGAAGGCGCGTTTCGTCGCGCTTTACCTGGGTAAAGCGCAGGGCGACGCCATCGACGCCGCCCGGATGGCGGGCTACGAATCCCCCGAGCGACAAGGGCCGCTGCTGTTGCGGTGCGCGGACGTCTGTGAGGGACTCGAACAGGCGCGGAACCCGCCGACACCGGCGCCGAGCGAGGCCTCCTCGCCTCAACGCGCGGCACCACCTCGAGCGCTCCGCCCCGCAGGGCTGACGCCGGCTCGGCTCGACGTGACGCTGAAGCTGAGCGAGCTGCCCCGTGGGGTGATGACCCGCGCGAAGGATGGCTGGAAGGAGTTCCGGGTCGACTGCGACGGCCGTGCCGTTTCGATCGCCATGCGCCCGCGCGTCTGGAACAAGCTCGAGCAGGCAGCCAAGGAGTTGCCTGACTGGGTGGCGTCCATCACGGGCAAGATGGGCCCGCCGACGAGGGAAGGGTTCGTGCTGCTCGAGCCCGGCGTTCAGGTCTTCGAGCGGAAGAGCAAAGCTCCCGACCCTGAAGTGTCGACCGCTCCAAACTCCGCGACGAACGAACGCGCCGATTCCAGAACCGAGCCGGCGACCTGATCCTCGCGGCCGAGCTGGCACGAGAAACGCTCGTTTAGATGCGAAACCTAGGCGCGTAAGCGCCTGGAAATCCTTGGACGCGCGCGGAGCGCGCACCGTTCGAGACCCCGAAGGGGGCTCGTTCAGTGGTCTCCGATCGTAGAGCGGACAGACCGTACAGCTGTTGTATGCAATTTACTGCTCGCTCCAAGCAGCGCCCGGTTCCAACGAGCGCCGCTTTCGGCGCGCGGTTGTATGCGATCAGCTGTCTCGCTCGCTCGCAGCCGACTCCTGCCGGCTCTGGTCCGACGTCAGGCGGCGTCTGAGGTCATGGAAACCGTCGCCGACAGAGCTCGGGCACGCCCAAAACGGTGCTCGTCGACATGTAGGTGATGCCCGTGGACGGACCTCGGCCTCCGGGCTCAACTCCGGAAGCTCACGGCGACTCTCTGCACCACTAGGCGAGCGGCGGCGGGTCCGGCCCGGCCTCGGGTACCGGCTCGTCAGAGCCCTCTCCGGAGCCGTCCTCACGCTCGTCCGCATGCACGTCAGGCGAGCACGCGAGCGCGCTCAGCCAGTACTCGTTGAAAGCGAAGCCGCTCGGGCCGACCCAGGCCTTGGGGACCTGATCGGCCGGAGGCTGCACCTTCGCGATCGCGCCGGCGCGCTCGAGCGCCACGAACGCCCCGCAGTCCCACCAAGGCGCCTCGCGCCGGAAGCTCGTTCCGAAGAGGTACTGGACCGAGTAGGTCCTGAGCGAGCGCGGATCCTCGAACGCGTTCGCGAGCATCCCGCGGCTCAATCCGTCCACAACGCGCGCGTAACCCCGGCGCCGCGTGGGCAAGCCCAGGCGGTAGAGCAGGACACCGGCAGCGATCACCTCACGCGCCCGGATGTGCCCGAGATCGCGCACCGGGGCCGTCCATCCGCCGCCGGGCTTGCGCTCGATCCCGAGCGCAGCACGACGTACCCGGAGCGCGTAGCACCGCGGGAGCTCAGCGAGGCTCTTTTCGGCCTGACGCCGCGTCCCTCGCACGATGGTCCGGACGCGAGCGAAGGCGTGGTCCGGCAGGTCGCGAGGATTGCAGTCGGTCGCGCCCTCGCGCGCGAGCTTGTGCTCGAACCGGATCCGCCGTTCGGTCTTCGCCGCGAGCGGACGTGGCGCACGAACGCGCTTGGGGCGAGGCGTGTCCGCCGCAGTCGATCTCGAAGGCGATTGCGCCTCTTCGGCCGTACGCGCGAGCTCGCGCCGGTACGCGTCACGCTGCGATCCGCTCGATCGGCGCGGCTGCCGGTAGGGTTTGGCGCCGTGAACCGCTTCTCGCGCTTCCTCGAGCGCGAGAGGCTCCGTTTCTGCGCCGGTCTTCGGATCGAAAACCGGAGCCGCGGCTACGAGCGCCGCGATCTGGTCTCGGACCTCGGCCGCTGACTTTTCACCGGGTTTGAGGCGTGAAGCAGGGGAGGGCGGCGGCGGGACAGACGGGATCGGAGGAACCGTCGCGCGATACCGCGCGCGGTCCTGCGAGCTGAGCTCGCCTCCCGAGAGCGCGGAGACGTTCGTCCGTTCGACGGACGAACGTCCCCGCTTGCTCTCACGGGAGTCCTCCCGTAGCTTCGTCAGGCCGATCCCCTGGTCAGGTCCGGCGAACTACCGAAGCCCGAGTGTTCCCAGCACTCGGGTTTCAGCGTTTCTGGGCCTCAGTGACTACGCCGCGATGGCGCCTCCACGTCCGCGATGGACGAGCTCTTCAAGCGACGGACCGATCCGTCGCCACGCGTTTCGAGCGCTCGAGACGATCGCCAGCACGAAGCTCGACGCGTCAGAGCGCGAGCGAAACCGTCAGCGAATTCGCGCGATCTGCGCATTCGCTGCCTCCCGGCTTCGCGGAAAATGGTTGAGTCCGGACGGACTTCGGCCTAGGAAGTTCATCAGAGCGTAGGCGCCGCATACGCCACCGCTTCAGGAGCCCCGGACGACGTTTCGACCCGTCGTTCGGGGCTTCGCCCTTTCGGGCTCGAAGCACTCCCGGACCCGCAGGCCCGGATCACGTGACCAGTCACGTGATGTGTTGTCGGTACCACACGCCCTGCGGGTGTCGAAAGGGATTCGACCGGAACGCAAGCTGACGGGGTGAAATTCGTACGTACTCCCCTCGATCAGCGGCTGTTCGGGCGCTTCCGAGCAGATCGTCGACGGATCCGTCACGGGCGATCATCTTTCGCCTCGCACACCCGCAGCTGCAGCTGTCAGGGATCGTGCTGGGCGATCACCGCGAGCCCCGGCTATCGCTGCGCGCGCCTGCGCCTCGCGGATGGCGTGGCCACTGCGCGCAAGCCGACGACTCCCAAGCGCTTCGAACGCGTCGCGAATGGCGAGATCGCGGACGCACACCGCGTCCATCGGACGCTCGCCCGACATCAGAACGGGACCTCGTCGAACGCCGCCGCGAACCGGCTCACCTTCGCTGCCTTCGCGGAGCCGCGCTTGCGCTGGAACTGGCGAACGAGCACGCGCTCCTCGCGCTCGAGGCGCCGGAGGTCCTCCGTGAGCTGGCGATTGAGAATCTCGTCGACGTCGGCCGAGTGGTCGTGGACCCACTCGAGAAACGCCTCCGTCCGGCTTCGGCGCTCGCTGTCGCGGATGCGACCGCGCACGGCGTCGAAGACCGGCACGAACTCCGGCGAGATGTTGTTGCGCACCTCGTCGTCGCTCTCGCGACGCCGCTCGCTCGCGGTCGCGCGCGACTTCGAGCGCGCGCGAGCAGGGTCCCCGAATATCAAACGCTGGTCGTTGCGCTCGGTCGCATACGCATCCATCGCGGCGGTGATCGCGCGCGAGATCTGATCCCGCGCGTCGTCGCGCCGCGACGTGCACAACTTCCGCGCCGCAGCCTGATCGCCGCGATGACGCTCACGGACCGCGTCGCGCTCGGCGCGCTGACGCTCGCGGAGCTGCGCTCGGTCGGCGCGACACGCGTCGCGGATTTCGTGCTGCCGCTCGCGACTGGCAGCCTTCGCGGCGCGAAGCTGCTCGCGCAGCGCACGCAGACGTTCGCGGTTTGCGATGCGATGCGCCGCCTCGCGCTCGCGGTCGAGCGCCTTGCGCTGCGCGGCGATCTGCTTCTGCGTGGGCACGCCTACGCGCCTCCACTCGCCACGAGTCGGAACGCGCCGTATGCAGTGAGCGCGAGCATCATCGGCACGACGGGTCGCCACGCACGATCGAGGTCGGGGGAGCACTCGACGACTGCATGACACGCGCGCACGAAGTGCTGGCAGTTCCGCAGCGGCGACCAGCGTTCACCGATGCGAGCGCGCGCTCGCGCAATCACCACGTCGGGCGACGCGGTGCCGAGATAGCCGATGACGTGCACGGGGCGCCCCGCCGCAAACTCGCTCCAGCTCTCCTCCGCCACGACGCCGCGACGCTTGCTCTTGTGCACGACCTGCGGCCAGCCGTCGGGGCCATTCCGGTCCGTCACGATTCCTTCGTGCCAAACCCCGCGGACGCGCACGCAGACCACGGCACCGGGGAACGGCTCCACCGGCGTCACGGCGCGCCCCCGGGCTTCGCTGCGTCGCTCTCGGACTTCGCCTCGGGCGCGAGATAGATGCGCGCGAGCGTAAACACCGCCTGCTGCTGCGCCGGGTTCAGCGCGCCGAGAATCGCGTTGAGCTGCGACGGCTCGAGCGACTGGAGCAGGGCCTTGATTTGGCCCTCCGCGCCGCTCACCGCGTCCACCATGACGGTCTTGCCGGCGATGCGATTGGCGATCGTGGGCACCAGCAGCTTGAGGTGACCGATGAGCTCGCCGGTCTGCTTCTCTCGCGCACTCGCTCGACGGATCTCCATGTCGCGCTCGTGCTGGCGATCGCGAAGCTTCTCGGCGAGATCCATCACACGCACCTCGCGCTGCTCGAGCTCGGCGATGCGCGTGTCCTTGTCGGCGAGCAGCCGCCGATCGTGCGCGAGGTATTCGCCCACCGTACCAACGAGGAGCCGCTCGCGGTTCTCGAGGTGCCGCATCATCTGCGCGAGCAGACCGCGCAGCGATGCGTCGGCGTCGACGACGAGCTCGCCGCGCAGGGCGTCGTCGGAGGCATCGTTCGCGGGCGCGGTCGGGCCGGAGACGCGCACCGGCATCCGTGCATAGGGCGCGTACTCGGGCCCGTAGTGGACGACCACCTCGTAGAGCTGAGCGCGGCCCGGAAACGCGCTCGCGTGATCGCACACGGTCGACCAGACCTCGGCGGCGAGCTCGGCAGCGACCGGCTGATCGCCGAGCGGCCAGTGCGAGACCGTTTTCGACCGGCCGTTGTGCCAGAGATG
This genomic interval from Sandaracinus amylolyticus contains the following:
- the parA gene encoding ParA family partition ATPase is translated as MTTIVAIAGQKGGTGKSTIAVCLAAEWKSRGKRVLLVDADPQGTSLTWGEVAAELNLAAPTVIAMGDNLRRDLPGAAEAYDVVVVDCPGRAGGKRTAGALLVADAVLLPCAPATPDIWALSGSIDAVQEAQAIRPDLRGAIVLNRVDRTAMTKKTRDALSQAGLPVLKASLGARVAFNKTLAAGEGITTYEGGSTAANELRRLVDEVEDLLEMEAVDVA
- a CDS encoding lecithin retinol acyltransferase family protein, yielding MTDRNGPDGWPQVVHKSKRRGVVAEESWSEFAAGRPVHVIGYLGTASPDVVIARARARIGERWSPLRNCQHFVRACHAVVECSPDLDRAWRPVVPMMLALTAYGAFRLVASGGA